A genomic window from Caldicellulosiruptor kronotskyensis 2002 includes:
- a CDS encoding pectinesterase family protein has translation MFSLKNYLPDATLSKYMKVLVKADESVFVKIFLNKQLKTERFIREDEILDAVVELNEGKNHLQIEGENLEGNKYVLNKSIRYLEKPFAIVDQNYAGCDKDVAGGIVFCKSLKSLAEILKKENSSYKTVFIRNGIYREKVNIDSSRVMLIGEDRNNTIVIYSLAAGFPAENGGILSTSNTAAFTISGEDFVVENITFENCFDKNVPIEHRQAVAVKALADRLMFFNCAFKSTQDTLYADFGRQYYYRCYIEGDVDFIFGAATAVFEECVICSLDREDRKIKGYVTAASTKPDSQYGFLFIRCKLISNIREKECVYLGRPWHPSSDPNRWVNVVFRECYLDEHIHTDGWCEMHGFCPENERFFEYKNFGPGSSIQNPKRPQLNENEAQMYTKEKVFGDWKVEI, from the coding sequence GTGTTTTCTTTGAAAAACTACCTTCCTGATGCTACTTTATCCAAATATATGAAAGTTTTAGTCAAGGCAGATGAAAGTGTTTTTGTAAAGATATTTCTCAACAAACAGCTTAAGACAGAAAGATTTATCAGAGAAGATGAGATTTTAGACGCTGTTGTTGAGCTAAATGAAGGAAAAAACCACTTGCAAATTGAAGGTGAAAATCTTGAAGGCAATAAGTATGTTTTGAACAAAAGTATAAGATATCTGGAAAAACCGTTTGCAATAGTTGACCAGAACTATGCGGGGTGCGACAAAGATGTTGCAGGTGGGATAGTTTTTTGCAAAAGTTTAAAAAGCTTAGCTGAAATACTCAAGAAAGAAAACTCTTCATATAAAACTGTGTTTATAAGAAATGGAATTTATAGAGAAAAAGTAAATATTGATTCGTCAAGAGTAATGCTAATTGGTGAGGACAGAAACAATACTATTGTAATTTATTCTTTGGCAGCTGGATTTCCTGCAGAAAACGGAGGAATTTTATCTACTTCTAACACTGCTGCGTTTACAATATCTGGAGAGGATTTTGTTGTTGAAAATATTACATTTGAAAATTGTTTTGATAAAAATGTTCCGATTGAGCACAGACAAGCTGTTGCAGTAAAAGCATTGGCTGACAGGTTAATGTTTTTCAACTGCGCCTTTAAAAGTACTCAGGATACTCTTTATGCTGATTTTGGGAGACAGTATTACTATAGATGCTACATAGAGGGAGATGTAGATTTTATTTTTGGTGCAGCAACAGCTGTATTTGAGGAGTGTGTTATATGTTCTCTTGACAGGGAAGACAGAAAAATAAAAGGGTATGTTACAGCAGCAAGTACAAAACCAGATAGCCAGTATGGGTTCTTATTTATAAGATGCAAGCTAATATCCAATATAAGAGAAAAAGAGTGTGTCTACCTTGGAAGACCATGGCATCCATCTTCTGATCCTAACAGGTGGGTAAATGTTGTGTTCAGAGAATGTTATTTAGACGAACATATTCACACTGATGGGTGGTGTGAGATGCACGGTTTTTGCCCAGAAAATGAGAGGTTTTTTGAATATAAGAATTTTGGTCCTGGAAGCTCAATACAAAATCCAAAAAGACCTCAACTTAATGAGAACGAAGCTCAGATGTACACAAAGGAAAAGGTTTTTGGAGATTGGAAAGTAGAGATATAG
- a CDS encoding DeoR/GlpR family DNA-binding transcription regulator yields MLSATRRQKIKEILMEKKSVTVTELCNIFNVSDETIRRDLKKLEQEGIIEKNYGGAILKEGVSIVPPISQRSKEFIQEKERIALEAINRIKEGMVVILDTGTTTQQIARKLKSFQHITVITNGINIVNELITNNSINLFLVGGKVKNSNFSTVGPEAQKAFLQFSADIAFIGTSGISLEKGLTTSDVFEAEVKRAMIDSSKEVIVVADSSKFKKNAMVSFATLSKVSEIITAGEISDELVENFRQKGVKITVV; encoded by the coding sequence ATGCTTTCGGCAACGCGCAGGCAAAAAATTAAAGAGATATTGATGGAGAAAAAGAGTGTGACTGTCACAGAGCTTTGCAACATTTTCAACGTATCTGACGAGACAATAAGAAGAGATTTGAAAAAACTTGAGCAGGAAGGGATAATCGAAAAAAATTATGGTGGAGCTATTTTAAAAGAAGGGGTATCAATAGTTCCACCTATTTCCCAGCGCTCAAAAGAGTTTATCCAGGAAAAAGAAAGGATTGCACTTGAGGCGATAAATAGAATAAAAGAGGGTATGGTTGTAATTCTGGATACAGGAACAACCACACAGCAGATAGCAAGAAAACTCAAGAGTTTTCAGCACATAACTGTGATAACCAATGGCATAAATATAGTAAATGAACTAATAACCAATAACAGTATTAATTTATTTTTAGTTGGAGGCAAGGTGAAAAATTCTAACTTTTCAACAGTTGGGCCAGAAGCCCAGAAAGCATTTTTGCAGTTTAGTGCTGATATAGCTTTTATAGGAACAAGCGGAATTTCTCTTGAAAAAGGACTTACAACCTCTGATGTTTTTGAAGCAGAGGTAAAAAGGGCTATGATAGATAGCAGCAAAGAGGTCATAGTTGTTGCAGACAGCAGCAAGTTCAAGAAAAATGCAATGGTTTCATTTGCAACATTGAGCAAAGTGTCTGAAATTATTACAGCAGGCGAGATAAGTGATGAACTTGTAGAAAATTTCAGGCAAAAGGGTGTGAAGATAACTGTAGTATAA
- the xylB gene encoding xylulokinase → MEKILTIDIGTTACKVIVFDLQGNILAKANREYPTYTPQIEWAEQDPLDWWKEAVEGIKQVVQVAGADDIVAIGLSSQRETVVPIDREGNVLSRAISWMDRRSRVEAEEISRQFGKETIHKITGLIPDSTFTATKLLWLKKHQPEILQKAYVFLQPKEFIGYMLTGQAATDHSLASRTMMFDINKRQWWQDIFEFVGVKTSQFPRLCYADEIIGYLKEDVAKFLGLKNGIPVVSGGGDRPSEALGAGIVGSRVMESTGTATNVSMSSNKVPESLDPRVVCSCHVIRDHYLIEQGINTSGTILRWIRDNFYRGEKEKGENVYELIDNEAESSGPGANGVVLLPFFMGSRATRWNPDAKGVLFGLTLTHSRADIARAVLEGISYEIRACIEILESMGLKAENIVSMGGGAKSRVWSKIKADILGKAVVVEKVQEAASKGAMLLASYAIGARKSLIEEKREVLFEYQPDSKNYEIYNRVYEIYNQLYNSVSHLYSKISQY, encoded by the coding sequence ATGGAAAAGATTCTTACCATAGATATTGGAACAACTGCCTGCAAGGTAATAGTGTTTGACCTGCAGGGGAACATCTTGGCAAAAGCAAACAGGGAGTATCCAACATACACGCCTCAGATTGAGTGGGCAGAACAAGACCCACTTGACTGGTGGAAAGAAGCAGTAGAAGGTATCAAGCAGGTCGTACAAGTAGCAGGAGCAGATGACATTGTAGCAATTGGACTTTCGTCGCAAAGAGAGACAGTTGTTCCAATTGATAGGGAAGGTAATGTCTTATCAAGAGCTATTTCGTGGATGGACAGGCGTTCGCGGGTCGAAGCCGAAGAAATTTCACGTCAGTTTGGAAAAGAAACAATACATAAAATCACAGGTTTGATTCCAGACTCTACATTTACAGCAACAAAGCTTTTATGGCTCAAAAAACACCAGCCAGAAATTTTGCAAAAAGCTTATGTTTTTCTGCAGCCCAAAGAGTTTATCGGATACATGCTCACAGGGCAGGCTGCAACAGACCATTCATTGGCATCACGAACAATGATGTTTGACATAAACAAAAGACAGTGGTGGCAAGATATATTTGAGTTTGTGGGGGTCAAAACCTCTCAGTTTCCAAGACTTTGTTATGCAGATGAAATCATAGGGTATTTGAAAGAAGATGTTGCAAAATTTTTGGGTCTTAAAAACGGAATACCAGTTGTAAGCGGTGGTGGAGACAGGCCTTCAGAGGCATTGGGAGCAGGGATTGTAGGAAGCCGTGTTATGGAGTCAACAGGGACTGCCACAAATGTTTCGATGTCATCTAATAAAGTGCCAGAAAGTCTTGACCCGAGAGTTGTATGTTCCTGCCATGTGATAAGAGACCACTACTTAATTGAGCAGGGGATAAACACAAGCGGCACAATTTTGAGATGGATAAGGGATAACTTTTACAGGGGCGAGAAGGAAAAAGGCGAGAATGTTTATGAGCTAATTGACAATGAAGCTGAAAGTTCAGGTCCTGGCGCAAACGGTGTTGTACTTTTGCCATTTTTCATGGGTTCACGCGCAACAAGATGGAACCCTGACGCAAAAGGAGTTTTGTTTGGACTGACGCTGACACATTCAAGAGCTGACATTGCAAGAGCTGTGCTTGAAGGAATTTCGTATGAGATAAGAGCATGTATTGAAATTTTAGAGTCTATGGGTCTTAAAGCCGAGAATATAGTTTCTATGGGGGGTGGCGCAAAGAGCAGAGTATGGAGCAAAATTAAAGCTGATATTTTGGGAAAGGCTGTTGTTGTTGAGAAAGTACAAGAGGCGGCATCAAAAGGAGCAATGCTTCTTGCTTCATACGCAATTGGTGCAAGGAAAAGCTTAATTGAGGAAAAAAGAGAAGTGCTTTTTGAGTACCAGCCAGATAGCAAAAACTACGAAATTTACAACAGAGTATATGAAATTTATAACCAGCTTTACAACTCAGTTTCCCACCTTTATTCAAAAATTTCTCAATATTGA
- a CDS encoding class II fructose-bisphosphate aldolase yields the protein MLVNLNQVLSYTKVRKFGVGMFNGLSADFYEGLIDAAEQLRCPIIIGVADRFVDRLDFEMIAEVMIFLAKRASVPVCVHLDHAKSLKNIMRAIKAGFTSVMFDGSSLPFEENIKRTREVVEIAHSVGVSVEGELGVVGRGDFDFKNPEFYTKPDEAEEFAQKTQVDALAVSIGTVHGVYKGEPKLDFERLSEIRKRVDCYLVLHGGSGLSDVDFKKCIEYGINKVNIFTDLTLAINAQLPEFVKQTEDLTPAIFEKIREIVKLEAIKKLKIFGSYNIL from the coding sequence TTGCTTGTAAATTTGAATCAGGTTTTAAGCTATACAAAAGTAAGAAAGTTTGGTGTGGGGATGTTCAACGGGCTTTCAGCCGATTTTTATGAAGGCCTGATCGATGCTGCAGAGCAGCTCAGGTGCCCAATTATTATCGGTGTTGCTGACAGATTTGTTGACAGGCTTGATTTTGAAATGATTGCAGAGGTCATGATTTTCCTTGCGAAAAGGGCATCTGTTCCAGTTTGTGTTCATCTTGACCATGCAAAGAGTTTGAAAAACATCATGAGAGCAATAAAGGCTGGGTTTACATCTGTCATGTTTGATGGGTCAAGCTTGCCTTTTGAAGAGAATATAAAGAGAACAAGGGAAGTTGTTGAGATAGCGCATTCTGTTGGTGTGAGCGTTGAAGGTGAGCTTGGAGTTGTGGGAAGAGGAGATTTTGACTTTAAAAATCCAGAATTTTATACAAAGCCCGATGAAGCTGAAGAATTTGCTCAAAAGACACAGGTTGATGCTTTAGCTGTTTCGATTGGCACAGTGCATGGTGTTTATAAAGGCGAACCTAAGCTTGATTTTGAAAGGCTTTCTGAAATCAGAAAAAGGGTTGATTGTTATTTAGTCTTGCACGGTGGGTCTGGTCTTTCTGATGTTGATTTTAAAAAGTGTATAGAATATGGCATAAACAAGGTAAATATATTTACAGACCTGACACTTGCTATAAATGCTCAGCTTCCAGAATTTGTAAAACAAACTGAAGATTTAACCCCGGCAATATTTGAAAAGATAAGAGAGATTGTAAAGCTCGAAGCTATAAAGAAGCTTAAAATCTTTGGCAGTTACAACATTTTATAG
- a CDS encoding sugar phosphate isomerase/epimerase family protein, which yields MNEPIKKYFKIGTIHFMSFPEVIGGEGPIEETLKIILEDDYFDAVEITWVKDPEVRKRVAKMLKDAHIAVAYGAQPTLLRTGQNPNDLDPEKRKQVINFLKERIDEAIELGAQGLGFLSRQYDEAKKEEAFEALVDTTLQLCDYAKSKGNFLIELEVFDFDIDKKSLIGPAELAAKFAERIKKEYDNFGLIVDLSHLPLTRETAEQALLPVKDYLTHVHIGNAVVKDPSHPAYGDKHPMFGIEGGENDVEEVIEFLRVLKEIGFMDPTKRPILSFEVTPMAGQDPKIVLASSKRVLNEAWARL from the coding sequence ATGAACGAGCCAATTAAAAAATATTTTAAGATAGGAACAATTCATTTCATGTCATTTCCAGAGGTGATTGGTGGAGAAGGACCAATTGAAGAAACCTTAAAAATAATCTTAGAAGATGATTACTTTGATGCAGTAGAAATCACATGGGTAAAAGACCCAGAGGTAAGAAAAAGAGTAGCAAAGATGTTAAAGGATGCACATATAGCAGTTGCGTACGGTGCACAGCCTACTCTTCTTAGAACAGGGCAGAACCCCAACGATTTGGACCCAGAAAAAAGAAAACAGGTTATAAACTTTTTGAAAGAGAGGATTGACGAGGCGATTGAGCTTGGTGCTCAAGGGCTTGGATTTTTGTCAAGACAATATGATGAAGCAAAAAAAGAGGAAGCATTTGAAGCTTTGGTTGATACAACTTTGCAGCTTTGCGACTATGCAAAGTCAAAAGGCAATTTCTTGATTGAACTTGAGGTGTTTGACTTTGATATAGACAAAAAAAGCTTGATTGGACCTGCAGAACTTGCGGCAAAATTTGCAGAGAGAATCAAAAAAGAATATGATAATTTTGGTTTGATTGTTGACCTTAGCCATCTGCCACTTACAAGAGAAACAGCAGAGCAGGCACTCCTGCCAGTGAAAGATTATCTTACCCATGTTCATATTGGGAATGCTGTTGTAAAAGACCCAAGCCACCCTGCATATGGTGACAAGCATCCGATGTTTGGAATAGAAGGCGGCGAAAATGACGTTGAAGAGGTTATTGAGTTTTTAAGAGTATTAAAAGAAATAGGGTTCATGGACCCAACAAAAAGACCAATTTTGAGTTTTGAAGTAACACCTATGGCAGGGCAAGACCCGAAGATTGTTCTTGCAAGCTCAAAGCGTGTATTAAATGAGGCATGGGCAAGATTATAA
- the gyaR gene encoding glyoxylate reductase, which yields MKILVTRRIMEPAIELLKKYGEVEVNPHDRPMTREELLSAIKDKDAVLTQLVDKVDKEFFDHAPNVKIVANYAVGYDNIDVEEATRRGVYVTNTPDVLTNATAELAWALLFAAARRIVEADKFMRGGHYKGWGPMLFLGKGVTGKTLGVIGAGRIGQAFARMSRGFNMKILYYDFERKENFEKELGAQYVPLDELLKEADFISIHVPLTPQTRHLIGEREFSLMKPSAILINTARGPIVDEKALVKALKEKKIYAAGLDVYEREPEFEPELAELDNVVMLPHIGSATEESRLDMAMLAANNIVDFIEGRVPRTLVNKEVLNKK from the coding sequence ATGAAGATACTTGTAACAAGAAGAATAATGGAACCTGCGATTGAGCTTTTGAAAAAATATGGTGAGGTTGAAGTAAATCCACACGACAGACCAATGACAAGAGAAGAGCTTCTGTCAGCAATAAAAGACAAGGATGCAGTTTTAACCCAGCTTGTTGACAAGGTTGACAAAGAGTTTTTCGACCATGCACCAAATGTCAAGATTGTTGCAAACTATGCAGTGGGTTACGATAACATAGATGTTGAAGAAGCAACGAGAAGAGGTGTTTATGTCACAAACACACCTGATGTTCTTACCAACGCAACAGCTGAGCTTGCATGGGCGCTTTTGTTTGCTGCGGCAAGAAGAATAGTTGAAGCTGACAAGTTTATGAGAGGTGGACATTACAAAGGCTGGGGACCAATGCTGTTTTTGGGCAAAGGTGTGACAGGTAAAACGCTTGGTGTGATTGGTGCAGGTAGAATTGGGCAGGCTTTTGCAAGAATGTCAAGAGGGTTTAATATGAAGATTTTGTATTATGACTTTGAAAGAAAAGAAAACTTTGAAAAAGAGCTTGGTGCCCAGTATGTGCCGCTTGATGAACTCTTAAAAGAAGCTGATTTTATTTCAATACATGTACCTCTCACACCACAGACAAGGCATTTAATTGGTGAAAGAGAATTTTCTCTCATGAAACCATCGGCAATTTTAATTAACACAGCACGTGGACCAATTGTAGATGAAAAGGCTTTAGTCAAAGCGCTTAAAGAAAAGAAGATTTATGCTGCAGGACTTGACGTGTATGAGAGAGAACCTGAGTTTGAGCCAGAGCTGGCTGAGCTTGACAATGTTGTAATGCTTCCTCATATTGGTTCTGCAACAGAAGAGTCAAGGCTTGACATGGCAATGCTTGCAGCAAACAATATAGTAGATTTCATTGAAGGAAGAGTTCCAAGAACACTTGTCAATAAAGAGGTTTTGAACAAGAAATAA
- a CDS encoding IclR family transcriptional regulator → MAQNSVQSVERAFEIIEALAVEPRGLTVSELSERLSLHKTTVHRILQTLLQRGYVQKDRHTLRYKLGVKFVEISSIYLNNIELKTEAHPYLRELVKMLNVTVHLAILDEFDVVYIDKVEQVNSIRLYSSIGKRVPAYCTALGKVLLSKYQDHEIKKILKSIELKPYTQNTITDPEILLNEIILARERGWAVDNQELQPSIRCIAAPIYDYRNEIIAAISISAPVNILPPEMDEENAKKVVDTAMTISSRLGFVKDRF, encoded by the coding sequence ATGGCGCAAAATAGTGTACAGTCTGTTGAACGGGCGTTTGAAATAATCGAGGCATTGGCTGTTGAGCCAAGGGGACTTACAGTAAGTGAGCTTTCTGAAAGGCTTTCACTTCACAAGACAACAGTCCACAGGATACTTCAGACACTTCTTCAAAGAGGGTATGTGCAAAAAGACAGACACACTCTAAGATACAAGCTCGGTGTGAAGTTTGTTGAAATATCAAGCATATATCTCAATAACATCGAGCTTAAGACAGAAGCACATCCATATTTAAGAGAACTTGTAAAGATGCTCAATGTGACTGTTCACCTTGCTATACTTGATGAGTTTGATGTTGTGTATATAGACAAAGTAGAACAGGTAAACTCAATAAGGCTATATTCGTCTATTGGTAAAAGAGTACCAGCATATTGTACAGCTCTTGGGAAGGTTTTACTCAGCAAGTATCAAGACCATGAAATCAAAAAGATACTAAAATCAATTGAACTCAAGCCCTATACACAAAACACTATAACAGACCCAGAGATTCTTTTAAATGAAATAATACTTGCACGAGAGCGTGGCTGGGCAGTTGATAATCAAGAACTGCAACCGTCAATCAGATGTATTGCTGCGCCTATTTATGACTACAGAAATGAGATCATTGCTGCCATAAGCATTTCTGCACCTGTGAACATTTTGCCGCCTGAAATGGATGAAGAAAATGCAAAAAAGGTTGTAGACACAGCAATGACAATCTCAAGCAGGCTTGGGTTTGTAAAAGACAGGTTCTAA
- a CDS encoding bifunctional 2-keto-4-hydroxyglutarate aldolase/2-keto-3-deoxy-6-phosphogluconate aldolase, with translation MEKEQVLERIHENGLVVVVRAESKEKALKITEACIRGGASAIEITFTVPGADEIIRHLTKTYSEDKIIIGAGTVLDSETARIAILAGAKFVVSPYLNPEMVKLCNRYRIASMPGAMTIKEVVEALECGADVIKIFPGELFGPKIIKAYRGPIPQARLMPTGGVDLDNVDEWIKAGAFAVGVGGNITKYAQNDDFEKVEEVCRQFVEKIKIAKGKV, from the coding sequence ATGGAAAAAGAACAGGTACTTGAGAGAATTCACGAAAATGGGCTTGTGGTTGTTGTAAGGGCTGAGTCAAAAGAAAAAGCTCTAAAGATAACTGAGGCTTGCATAAGAGGCGGAGCGAGCGCAATTGAGATCACCTTTACAGTTCCAGGTGCAGATGAGATAATCAGACATCTTACAAAAACATACTCTGAAGACAAAATAATAATCGGTGCAGGGACAGTCCTTGACAGCGAGACAGCTCGAATTGCAATCTTGGCGGGTGCAAAGTTTGTTGTGAGCCCATACCTCAATCCTGAAATGGTAAAACTTTGTAACAGGTACAGAATAGCTTCAATGCCCGGTGCTATGACAATAAAAGAGGTTGTTGAGGCACTTGAGTGCGGTGCAGATGTTATAAAAATCTTTCCTGGCGAGCTTTTCGGACCAAAGATTATAAAAGCTTACAGAGGACCGATCCCACAGGCAAGACTTATGCCTACAGGCGGTGTTGACCTTGACAACGTTGATGAATGGATAAAAGCTGGGGCTTTTGCTGTAGGGGTTGGTGGGAATATAACTAAATACGCTCAAAATGATGACTTTGAAAAGGTAGAAGAGGTGTGCAGACAGTTTGTTGAAAAAATAAAGATAGCAAAGGGGAAGGTATAA
- a CDS encoding sugar kinase has product MFEVTSFGEIMLRLSPPGYQRIVQATSFDINFGGAEANVVVALSNIGVKTSYVTLLPQNPLGDATINFLRRYGVDTSYIKRKGRRLGIYFLEKGVGQRASSVVYDRSDSAINEIQPGDIEWEQILKKTKIFFSTGITAALSQNVLNELKMAFKTAKNAGAKVAFDINYRSKLWSYDRANEVISELMPYVDILITNEEHVRRVLKIEMEDKYFEGIDLTVDGQKFLFERLQTKYQNLERIILAARRSISASKNIFFAYTKDENGNIVFSEKREIEIVDRVGAGDAFTAGVLYSILRGIETTQMLEVATYMCALKHTVEGDSLIVTEDEIKQVLWQDGSGMMKR; this is encoded by the coding sequence ATGTTTGAGGTGACAAGCTTTGGAGAAATAATGCTAAGACTCTCACCGCCTGGGTATCAGAGGATTGTGCAGGCGACAAGTTTTGACATCAATTTTGGCGGTGCTGAAGCAAACGTTGTTGTTGCTCTGTCAAACATCGGGGTGAAGACAAGCTATGTAACACTTCTTCCGCAAAATCCTCTTGGAGATGCTACTATAAACTTTCTGAGAAGATATGGGGTTGACACAAGCTATATAAAAAGAAAAGGCAGAAGGCTTGGAATTTATTTTCTTGAAAAGGGTGTTGGTCAGAGAGCATCTTCTGTTGTGTACGACAGATCAGACTCTGCCATAAATGAGATACAGCCCGGGGATATTGAGTGGGAGCAGATTTTAAAAAAGACCAAAATATTTTTTTCAACAGGAATCACTGCAGCTTTATCACAAAATGTGCTAAATGAGTTAAAAATGGCTTTTAAAACTGCAAAAAATGCAGGTGCAAAGGTGGCGTTTGACATCAATTACAGGTCAAAATTGTGGAGCTATGATAGAGCAAATGAAGTGATTTCAGAACTTATGCCGTATGTTGATATTTTAATTACAAACGAAGAGCATGTAAGAAGAGTTTTAAAGATTGAAATGGAAGACAAATATTTCGAAGGCATTGATTTGACTGTAGATGGGCAAAAGTTTTTGTTTGAAAGGTTGCAAACAAAGTACCAAAACTTGGAGAGAATAATTCTTGCTGCAAGAAGGAGTATATCTGCATCTAAAAACATCTTTTTTGCTTATACAAAAGATGAGAATGGCAACATTGTATTTTCAGAAAAACGTGAAATAGAAATTGTCGACAGGGTAGGGGCAGGTGACGCTTTTACCGCAGGTGTGCTATATAGCATTTTAAGAGGCATTGAGACTACTCAGATGCTTGAGGTTGCCACATACATGTGTGCTCTAAAACATACAGTTGAAGGAGATAGTTTGATTGTAACAGAGGATGAGATAAAACAGGTGCTTTGGCAAGATGGCTCAGGTATGATGAAAAGATAA
- the kduI gene encoding 5-dehydro-4-deoxy-D-glucuronate isomerase — translation MEVRFAMHPSQFKALTTEQIRKEFLIENLFEYGKINMVYTHVDRVIVGSAVPTVEALVLEDGSQIGAQYFLERREIGIINIGSRGYVIADGQKFELDKKDGLYVGMSTKKLEFGSDDPSNPAKFYFVSTPAHKQYPTEKIDIKQTEATHLGSLSESNERTIYKYIHPDGVKSCQLVMGMTILEPNNVWNTMPCHLHDRRMEVYFYFDMPEDAFVLHLMGEPNETRHIIVRNEQAVISPSWSIHSGVGTKNYTFIWAMAGENQSYSDVNPVPMKELK, via the coding sequence ATGGAAGTTCGATTTGCAATGCATCCAAGCCAGTTTAAAGCTCTTACTACAGAACAGATAAGAAAAGAGTTTTTGATTGAAAATCTCTTTGAATATGGCAAGATAAACATGGTCTACACTCATGTTGACAGGGTGATTGTCGGTAGTGCTGTGCCGACAGTAGAGGCTTTGGTTTTAGAAGATGGTTCTCAGATTGGTGCTCAGTATTTTCTTGAAAGAAGGGAAATTGGGATAATCAACATAGGTAGCAGAGGGTATGTAATAGCCGATGGACAAAAGTTTGAACTTGACAAGAAAGATGGGCTTTATGTTGGGATGTCCACTAAAAAACTTGAATTTGGGAGCGATGACCCTTCAAATCCTGCCAAGTTCTACTTTGTTTCAACACCTGCTCATAAACAGTATCCAACAGAAAAGATTGATATCAAGCAAACTGAGGCAACTCATCTTGGTTCGCTTTCTGAATCAAACGAAAGAACAATCTACAAATACATCCATCCAGACGGGGTTAAAAGCTGTCAGCTTGTAATGGGAATGACAATTTTAGAGCCAAATAATGTGTGGAACACTATGCCATGCCATTTGCATGACAGACGTATGGAAGTTTACTTCTATTTTGACATGCCAGAAGATGCGTTTGTGTTGCATCTGATGGGAGAGCCGAATGAGACAAGACACATTATTGTGAGAAATGAACAGGCAGTAATCAGCCCAAGCTGGTCGATACACTCGGGTGTTGGAACTAAAAACTACACATTCATCTGGGCAATGGCAGGCGAAAATCAATCATATTCAGATGTCAATCCTGTTCCAATGAAGGAATTGAAATAA
- the kduD gene encoding 2-dehydro-3-deoxy-D-gluconate 5-dehydrogenase KduD has product MILDKFKLDGKVAIVTGASTGLGQGMAIALAEAGADIVGVDYVPCTETKQKIEAIGRRFLEIQANLMTIEPINMIIEKTIQEFGKLNILVNNAGIIRRCDAIDFTEKDWDDVLAINLKTVFFFCQAAARQFIKQGTGGKIINIASMLSFQGGIRVPSYTASKSGVAGITRALANEWAKYNINVNAIAPGYMATNNTQQLREDPQRSAEILSRIPAGRWGTPEDLQGAVVFLASDASEYVNGCILNVDGGWLAR; this is encoded by the coding sequence ATGATACTTGATAAATTCAAACTTGATGGCAAAGTTGCAATTGTAACAGGTGCATCAACAGGTTTAGGTCAGGGAATGGCAATTGCACTGGCTGAGGCTGGAGCTGATATTGTTGGTGTTGATTATGTCCCATGTACAGAGACAAAACAGAAAATAGAGGCAATTGGAAGAAGGTTTTTGGAGATTCAGGCAAACTTGATGACCATTGAGCCAATTAACATGATTATCGAAAAGACAATTCAGGAGTTTGGTAAGCTTAACATTTTAGTGAACAATGCAGGGATTATCAGAAGATGTGATGCTATTGACTTTACTGAAAAGGACTGGGACGATGTACTTGCAATTAATCTCAAGACAGTATTTTTCTTCTGCCAAGCAGCAGCAAGACAATTTATAAAGCAAGGAACAGGTGGCAAGATAATAAACATCGCGTCTATGCTTTCGTTCCAGGGAGGAATTAGAGTTCCATCATACACTGCAAGCAAGAGCGGTGTTGCGGGTATCACAAGAGCACTTGCAAATGAGTGGGCAAAGTACAACATAAACGTAAATGCTATTGCGCCTGGTTATATGGCAACAAACAATACCCAACAGCTCCGTGAAGACCCACAAAGGAGTGCTGAGATATTATCAAGAATACCTGCCGGAAGATGGGGAACACCTGAAGATTTGCAGGGTGCTGTTGTGTTTTTGGCATCTGATGCATCAGAGTATGTAAATGGGTGTATTTTGAACGTTGATGGTGGCTGGCTTGCAAGGTAA